GGTGTTCGCAGTGCATTTCTTCAGTCTGCGGCGCTTGGCGCCGATGCTGCCGGCGCGGGCCTTGAGCGCGGCCCATGTACTCGGCTGCTGGCTGCTGATCGGCGTGTTGGCGCTGGAGTTGCGCTACGGCTTGCTGCTGTTGTCCGAGCAATACAACGCCTGGCGCTGGTTGGGCTGGGCGATTTTGCCGAGCTTGTATCTGTTGCTGGCAGCCGCACCGCGCAACTGGCCGTGGCCGGTGGCAACGTTCGCCCGCGAGTACCGCTTGTACGCCGCCGCGCCGCTGGCGGTGTTGATGCTCGGCTGGTTCTGGCTGGCCAACGGCGTCAGCGATGGCAATGCCGAACCGCTGCCGTATGTGCCGCTGCTCAACCCACTGGAGCTGGGCCTGCTGTTCGCATTGTTCGGCGTTTACGTGTGGTCGCGCAGTGCGGTGTCGCAACTGTCGATCCGCCAGGACTACGCCGATTACGCCACGCAACTGGTCGCCGGCGTGTCGCTGTTCGCCTTCGGCACCGCGCTGGTGACGCGCGCCGCGCACCATTGGGCCGGGATTCCGTTCGAACTCGATCAATTGCTCGCCTCGATGTTGGTGCAGGCCGGGTTGTCCATCGTCTGGACGTTGATGGCGCTGGGGCTGATGATTGGCGGGCATCTGCGCCATCGTCGCGAGGTGTGGCTGATCGGCGCGGCGCTGATTGCGCTGGTGGTGGCCAAACTGATTTTTGTCGAATTGAGCAACCGTGGCGGCCTCGCCCGGATCGTCTCGTTTATCGGCGTTGGCGTGCTGTTGCTGGTGGTCGGCTACTTCGCGCCGCTGCCACCGAAACGCGGCGAAGCTGAGCCGGCGGCGGACAAACCGGCCCCGGACACCGAAGGAGTTTCATCTTGAGTCGCATGCGTAATCTGGGATGGTTGGCGTTGGGCGTGGTGATGGTTGCCGGCGCCCAGGAAAAACCGGCGGACTTCACCACGCAGGTGCCGCTGACGGTGACGGGCGATGGCCCGTGGTATCGCCTCGAACTGCCGCTGAATGTGCAATTGCAGGCGCGCCAGACCGATCTCAGCGATCTGCGCGTCTTCAACGCTGCCGGCGAAGCCCAGGCCTATGCCCTGGCCCGCGAATCGGCGCAAACCCGAGACGACGGCCAGTTGCATGACGTGAAGTGGTTCCCTCTCTACAACGCAGCCGACGCCACTGAGCGCGCGCCGAATGTGCGCGTGCAATCCACCACCACTGGCACGCTGGTGGAAGTGCAGCCGTCCAGTCAGTTGGAGGCCGGTGAAGAAGTGCTGCGTGGTTGGCTGCTCGATGCCAGCTCGATCAAGGCGCCGTTGCAGCAACTGATCCTCGACTGGACCAGCGAGCGCGACGGCTTTCAGCGTTTCAGCATCGAGGCCAGCGACGACTTGCAGCACTGGCAGCCGTGGGGTGAAGGGCAGGTCGCGCGCCTGACCTTTTCCGATGAGCGCATCGAGCAGCACGAAGTGACGTTGCCTGGCCAATCGGCGCGTTATTTGCGTTTGTTGTGGGATTCACCGAATTCGGCGCCGATCCTGACTTCGGCACAACTGAAAAGCAGCGACCCGCGCAATCTGCCGCTGCCATTGGTCTGGTCCCAGGCATTGGCCGGCAGCAGCACCAAGGCCGGGGAATACTCTTGGCAGTTGCCGATGGGGCTGAATGTCGAGCGGGTTCAGGTTGAGTTGAAACAACCGAACAGTCTGGCGCCGGTGACGTTGGCCGGGAGGCGTGAAAGCAGCCTGCCTTGGCAGACGCTGAGCAGTGGCTTGCTCTATCGCCTGACCCAGAATGGTCAGGACGTGGTGCAGAACGAATTGCAACTGTACGGGCAGACCGTGCAGCAGTTGAAGCTGACGGTGGATGAGCGCGGTGGTGGTCTGGGCGAGCAGGCGCCGAGTGTGAAGTACGCGGTGCGGGCGACGCAGGTGATTTTCCTCGCGCGCGGGGCAGGGCCTTACAGTCTGGCGCTGGGCAATCCAAGTGTGAAAACCGCTAACTTGCCGTTGTCGACGCTGATCCCGGATTTCAAGCCGGAGAAACTGGCGACGTTGGGCAAGGCGACGGTGCAGGGTGAGGCGGTAATCACGCAGACTTCGACCGCGACTACGGCGGCCGTGGCCGACACCAATTGGAAGAAGATCGGCTTGTGGGCGGTGTTGCTGGTGAGTGTGGTGTTTCTCGGAGCGATGGCGTTCAGTCTGCTGCGCAAGCCTCCCGCCAACTCCTGAAAAAGGCGGGTGCTGCGCACCCGATCGCGAGCAGGCTCACTCATACAGGCGGCGTATTTCTTCAGATGGAATGCGACCTCTGTAGGCGTGAGCCTGCTCGCAATAGCGGTCTATCAGCCAGCAAAAATCTTCGAACTGTTGCCGTCAGCCAAGCACCACCCGTCTCGAACCGGTCTACGCTAAACCCGGTGCCTGAACTCTCCGGGCCCGAGCACGTCTGATAGATGCAATTACACCCCAACGCACGTTACCGGGCGTCTTCGCTCGCTACGTTTTCAGACTCCCTGTAAACTGCGCGGGTTTTTAGCCCCCCATTCCACCGGAGCCGTCCATGTCCCGCGTTACCTTGAGTCGCTATTTGATTGAGCAGACCCGCAGCAACAACACTCCTGCCGATCTGCGCTTCCTGATCGAAGTGGTGGCGCGTGCCTGTAAGGAAATCAGCCACGCCGTATCCAAAGGCGCCCTGGGCGGTGTTCTGGGCAGCATGGGCACTGAAAACGTGCAAGGCGAAGTGCAGAAGAAGCTCGACGTGATCTCCAACGAGATCCTGCTCGAAGCCAACGAATGGGGTGGTCACCTGGCCGGCATGGCGTCCGAAGAAATGGACAATGCCTACCAGATCCCGGGCAAATACCCGAAAGGCGCCTACCTGCTGGTGTTCGACCCACTGGACGGTTCGTCGAACATCGACATCAACGCCCCGGTCGGTACGATCTTCTCGGTACTGCGTTGCCCGAACGAATACCTGACCCAGAACGAGCCGCTGAACGAAAAAGCGTTCTTGCAGCCAGGCACTCAGCAAGTGGCTGCCGGTTACGCGATCTATGGCCCGCAGACCATGCTGGTGCTGACCTTGGGCGACGGCGTCAAAGGCTTCACCCTCGACCGCGAAATGGGCAGCTTCGTGTTGACCCACGAAGACATCACCATTCCTGAGTCCACTCAGGAGTTCGCCATCAACATGTCCAACCAGCGTCACTGGGAAGCCCCGGTACAGCGCTACGTGGGCGAGCTGCTGGCCGGTGAAGAAGGTCCGCTGAAAAAGAACTACAACATGCGCTGGGTCGCGGCGATGGTTGCCGACGTGCACCGCATCCTGACCCGTGGCGGTCTGTTCATGTACCCGCGCGACAGCCGCGAGCCATCCAAGCCCGGCAAACTGCGTCTGATGTACGAAGCCAACCCGATGTCGTTCCTGGTGGAACAAGCGGGCGGCGCGTCCACCGACGGTCACCAGCGCATTCTCGACATTCAGCCGGAAGGCCTGCACCAGCGCGTAGCAGTGTTCCTTGGTTCGAAAGAAGAAGTTGCCCGCGCCACGGCTTACCACAAGGAATAAACCATGAACGCGCCCTGGCAGCCGTTGCTCGATTGGTGGTTCGGTCAAGCCGAATCACCGGACGAAGTCGCGGCTGACAAGGGCAAGTTGTGGTTCGGCAAGCGTGACAGCCAAGACCTCGAAGCGCGGACGCGTTTCGGGGTCTTTGTCGATCAGGCCCTGGCTGGCGAATTGACCGAGTGGACGCAACGTCCCGAAGGTTGGCTCGCGGTGGTACTGCTGCTCGATCAACTGCCGCGAATGATCTTTCGCGACTCACCCAAAGCGTTCTCCGGTGATCTGCGTGCGCAGAAGCTCGTCGCGCAAGGCATTGCTGCGGATTTCGATCGGCAGTTAAAGCCGATTCAGCGAGTGTTCATTTATCTGGTGTTCGAACACTGCGAAAACCTCGCGGTGCAGAACGAAGCGGTTTCCCGATTCATGGAGTTGGTGGCTGAACAGCCGGAAGCGGAGCGGGCAGTGTTTGCCGACAATCTGGATTATGCCGAGAGGCATCAGAAGGTGATCGCGCGGTTTGGAAGGTTTCCGCATCGCAATGCAGTGTTGGGGCGAGAGTCTACGGCTGAGGAATTGGTGTTTCTGTCTGGGCCTGGTTCACGGTTTTAAATCTTCTGTTCGGCTGAGGCCCAATCGCCAGCAGGCTGGCTCCCGCAATGGATTTGTGAACGACACAGATCAAATGTGGGAGCCAGCCTGCTGGCGATTGGGGCAGTGGCAGCGTCCTAAATACGGAAACTACCCACCAACTGCTTCAACCGAGCCGCCTGCTGCTCCAGATCCGAACAAGCCCGCAACGTCGCCTGCAAGTTTTCCACACCTTCCTGATTCAGCGTGTTGATCTCGTTGATATCAACATTGATCGACTCGACCACAGCGGTCTGTTCTTCAGTCGCGGTCGCTACCGACTGGTTCATCCCGTCGATCTCGCCGATGCGCTGGGTCACACTGCCCAGACGTTCGCCGGCCTGGTTGGCGATGCCGACGCTGCTTTCGCTCTCGCGCTGGCTCTCGGTCATGATGCTGACCGCCTGACGTGCGCCGACTTGCAGTTCTTCGATCATCTTCTGCACTTGCTGCGCCGAATCCTGGGTGCGGTGCGCGAGGTTGCGCACTTCATCCGCGACCACAGCAAAGCCACGGCCAGCCTCACCGGCACGGGCGGCTTCGATCGCGGCGTTGAGGGCGAGCAGATTTGTTTGCTGCGAGATGCTGGTGATCACTTCAAGAATCTGGCCGATGTTCACCGTGTTGCTGTTCAGGGTTTCGATGTTGCCGCAGGAGTCGCTGATCTTCGCCGACAGTTGCTGCATCGCGTGGATGGTTTTATCCACAACCTGCTGACCGTCGACCGCCAGGCTGCGCGCATCGCTGGAGTGCTGCGAGGCGAGGGCGGCGTTCTGGGCGATTTCCTGGGCGGCGGCGCCGAGTTGGTTGATCGCCGCCGCCACACTGTTGGTACGGCTGGATTGTTGATCCGAGTTGTACATCGACGAGTTCGACGCGGCGACCACGCGCAGGGCGACTTCATTGACCTGGCCGGTAGCCGAGGCGACTTCGCGGATCGAGGTGTGGATACGTTCGACGAAACGGTTGAACGATGTGCCCAGCGCGCCGAATTCATCGTTACCGTGGATCACCAGGCGCTTGGTCAGGTCGCCTTCACCTTCGGCGATGTCATGCATGGCTCGGCCCATGGTCAGCAGCGGTTGCATCAGCACGCGGATCAGCATGCCGAGCAGGGCGATGATGATCACCACGGCAATGACCATGGCGATCAGCGCCGAGGTGCGGAATTCGCTGAGCATGGAAAACGCGGTGTCATTATCCAGCACCAGCGCCACGTACCAGTCGGCCGATGGTACGCCGTTGACGTGGGTGAAGGAGATCAACTGAGTCTTGCCGTCGAACTCGACTTCCTTCAGGCCCGGGCTGACTTTTGGCGCACCGTTTGGATAGGCCTCGGCGAGGGTCTTGAGCACCAGTTTGCTGTCCGGGTGGATCAGGATCTTGCCCTCGGCACTGACGATGAACGCATGGCCGTGGCCGCCGAAGTTCAGCGAGTTGATGATTGCACTGACGCTAGTCAGGTCGATGTCGGCACCGGCGACGCCGAGCATCTGGCCCTGACGCTGTACCGGGGTGGCCACGGTGATCACCAGTTTTCCCGACGAGGCGGCGATGTACGGTTCGGTGACGATGGTCTGCTGGGCGCTGTTGGCCGCTTTGTACCAGCCGCGGGCACGCGGGTCGTAATCCGGCGCACGGTTGCCCGCGGGCACGGAGAACATCACGCCGTCCGCACCGCCGAAGTAGCTGAGCTGGAAGTTTCCGGTGTAGGCGGGCAGGTCGATGATGCGTTTCAGGCTGGCAGGCGCATTGCCGTCGACGACAACCTGTTGGGACAGCGATTGCAGTAACTGAATGCGGCTTTCCAGCCAGGTCTGGATGTTGCTGGTGGTCAGGCTGCCCAGCTCCTGCATCGAGGCTTCGGTGCTGGTGTTCAGGGCTTCGCGTTGTCGATAGTCGTTGAACAAGATGAAACAGGCGAACGCAACGGCCACCACGAGGGCGGCAGCCAACAAGATTTTGTGGCTGAATTTCATGTTTCTGGTCATCGAATGAACTACCGCGAAGGTGCTGGTCAAGAAAGGGCGGCAATTTGCCACACTCGGGGGCTTTGCGCTGCTCTTATTTCGACCGCCGCGCGCCAAAGATTAGGCATCTCTCATGAAATGCGACGAAATGCTCAATAGCCCTACAAAGTGTCTGATTTAAAGGCAAAAGCCAGACGGGCGGGCTAATAAATAGCCGTCCGCTCAGGGAACCAGATGAGGGTTTTCTCTTCTAAGCTTCTGGTTGGCACCATGCCATCCCCCCTCGTTCCAGGAGTTACACCATGTCGCTGCGATCTATCGCCCTTCTGTCGTTTTGCGTGCTGTTGGCCGCATGCAGCAAGGTCAATCAGGAAAACTATTCGAAGCTTTCTGCCGGTATGGCCAAGGCCGAAGTGGAGACGCTGCTCGGCAAACCCACCGATTGTTCGGGCGCGCTTGGCATGTCCAGTTGCACCTGGGGCGACAAGAACAGCTTTATCAGCGTGCAGTACGCTGGTGACAAAGTGCTGATGTTTTCCGGCCAAGGCCTGAAGTAAACCGGGGCTTCGCGCCCACGGAGAAGAAAAATGAAGCGGTTATTGCTAATCCTTTTTGCCGGCCTGGTACTGGCCGGCTGCGCCAGTTCCGGCGTGGATCCGTTGGCGCCGAAAACCGTCAACAGCGTCAATCTCAAGCGTTACCAGGGCACCTGGTATGAACTGGCGCGCTTGCCGATGTACTTCCAGCGCAATTGCGCGCAATCCGAAGCCCATTACACCCTCAAGCCTGACGGTAATGTCGCGGTGCTCAATCGCTGCCTGACTCCGGACTGGCAATGGGAAGAAGCCAAGGGCACGGCTTATCCACAGGTGCCGGGCAAGACCGACAAGCTATGGGTCGAGTTCGATACCTGGTTCTCACGGTTGATTCCGGGTGTGGCGAAAGGCGAATACTGGGTGTTGTACGTCAGCGATGACTACAAGACTGCCATCGTCGGCGATCCGAGTCGCAAGTACATGTGGCTGTTGTCGCGCACACCGACCGTCAACGGTGTGGTGCGCGAAGAGCTGTTGAGCAAGGCGCGTCAGCAGGGTTATGACACCACGCGGTTGATCTGGCGGGCGTCAGATCGGCAGATGGCCAAGACCTCGAATTAACAGCGAAAAGATCGCAGCCTTCGGCAGCTACAGGGTGGACACATTTCCCATGTAGGAGCTGCCGAAGGCTGCGATCTTTTGCTTTTCTAGCCTAAAAGGTCGCGCAGGACTTGGGTGAAGGCGCGAGCGCTGTCCTCTTCCCCGGCATGCCGCCCATCACGCACCACCCACTGGCCATTGACCAGCACATCGCGAAACTGACGATCGCCGCCGGCAAACAACCAGCGATTCAAAATCCCGTCGCCAGTGGCTGTCGCCAGATACGGATCGTTGCCATCGAGCACAATCCAGTCCGCACGTTTGCCAACCTCCAGCGCACCAATCGGTTGCCCCAGTGCCTGAGCGCCGCCCTCCAGCGCCGCGTCGTACAGAGTGCGCCCGACCATAGGCTGATCCGCGCCATACAAACGGTTGCGTCGCTGATCGCGCAGACGCTGGCCGTATTCCAGCCAACGCAACTCTTCCACGACGCTGAGCGACACATGGCTGTCGGAACCGATGCCCATGCGCCCGCCCTGTGCGAGGAAATCCACCGCCGGGAAAATCCCGTCGCCGAGGTTGGCTTCAGTGGTCAGGCACAGACCGGCGATGGCGCGACTCTTAGCCATCAGCGTGACTTCTTCCGGGTTGGCGTGAGTGGCGTGAACCAGGCACCAGCGCTGATCGACTTCGGTGTTTTCGTACAGCCATTGCAGCGGACGACGACCGCTCCAGCTCAGGCAGTCATCGACTTCCTTCTGCTGTTCGGCGATGTGAATGTGCACTGGGCATTGTTTGTCGCTGGCGGCCAACACTTCACTGATTTGCTGCGGGGTGACCGCGCGCAACGAGTGGAAACACAGACCCAGCGATTGCGCCTTCTGTTGCGCCAGCAGCGGCTGCAAACGCGATTGCAGATTCAGGTAATTTTCGGTGCTGTTGATGAAACGGCGCTGGCCATCGTTGGGTAACTGGCCGCCGAAACCGGAGTGGCTGTACAGCACTGGCAGCAAGGTCAGACCAATGCCGCTTTCACTTGCCGCCTGGCTGATACGCAAAGCGAGTTCAGCCGGATCCGCATAAGGCTGGCCATTGCTGTCGTGGTGCACATAGTGGAATTCAGCGACCGAGGTGTAACCGGCCTTGAGCATTTCGATGTACAGCTGTCGGGCGATGACGCCGAGTTGATCGGGGCTGATTTTTCCGACGAGCCGGTACATCAAATCGCGCCACGTCCAGAAACTGTCGTTGGGATTACCGGCCACTTCGGCCAAACCGGCCATTGCTCGCTGGAACGCGTGGGAGTGCAGATTGGGCATCCCCGGCAGCAGCGGGCCGCTTAACCGTTCGGCGCCATCTGCGGTGGAATCGGCCTGGATTTGGGTCAACACGCCATCGGCGCTGACCTCAAGACGTACATTGTTGGCCCATCCGTTAGGCAGCAGCGCGCGTTCGGCAAAGAAAGCGGACATGGTTCAGCACCCCATCGTGTGTTATTTGTATATACATATACAGACGTTTGCCTGCCCGGTAAACTCCGGCAAGCTAGCAACCTCTACCGACGAACAAGGATCCACCGTGCCGACTCCGCCTCCAGTTTCCCCGTTGGCCGCGAACATGGGCGACAGTCCGGCGCCCTTGTACGCCCGCGTCAAACAGATGATCACCCAGCAGATCGACAGCGGTAACTGGCCGCCGCACTACCGCGTGCCGTCGGAAAGCGAACTGGTCAATCAGCTCGGTTTCAGCCGCATGACCATCAACCGCGCGCTGCGCGAGATGACCGCCGACGGCCTGCTAGTGCGTATGCAAGGCGTCGGCACTTTCGTCGCTGAACCGAAGAGCCAGTCCGCGCTGTTCGAAGTGCACAACATCGCCGACGAAATCGCCTCGCGCGGCCATCGCCACACTTGCCAGGTCATTACCCTCGAAGAAGAGGCCGCCGGCTCCGAACGCGCACTGGCACTGGACATGCGCGAAGGGCAGAAGGTGTTTCACTCGCTGATCGTGCATTACGAAAACGACATTCCGGTGCAAATCGAAGACCGTTTCGTCAACGCGCTGGTCGCCCCGGAATACCTCAAGCAGGACTTCACCCTGCAAACGCCTTACGCCTACCTCAACCAGGTCGCGCCGCTGACCGAGGGCGAGCATGTGGTTGAAGCAATCCTGGCCGAGTCGTCCGAGTGCAAGTTGCTGCAGATCGAAAAAGGCGAGCCGTGCCTGCTGATTCGCCGTCGCACATGGTCGGGCCGTCAGCCGGTGACTGCGGCGCGGTTGATCCACCCGGGTTCTCGTCATCGTCTGGAAGGTCGGTTCCATAAATAGAGAGCATAAATGAGTGAAGTTAAGGTTTTACGCGCCGAAGGCTATCCGCGCATGCCGTGGAAAAACGGCGGCGGCAGCACCGAAGAAATCACCCGTGACGCTGGCGCAGGGCTTGATGGTTTTGGCTGGCGCCTGTCGATTGCCGACATCGCCGAGTCCGGCGGTTTCTCAAGCTTCGCCGGATACCAGCGCGTAATCACCGTGCTGCAGGGTGACGGCATGACGCTGTGTGTCGACGGTGACGACACCCGCCCATTGTTACCCCTCGACCCGTTTGCTTTCAGTGGTGAGAGCCAGGTTTCCTGCACGCTGCTCGGCGGTTCGATCCGCGATTTCAACCTGATCTACGCGCCGCAGCGTTACCGCGCGCGGTTGCAATGGCTGGAGGGTGAGCAGCGGTTTTTCAGTTCGGCGGGGACGGTGCTGGTGTTCAGTGTCAGTGAGTTGCTGCAAGTGCAGGTCGGTGAAAGTGTTTCGCAGTTGGGGCGACATGATTGTCTGCAACTGGACGGTAACAGTGGGTTGGTCGAAGTTGCCGTTGATGCGGGTTGCTGTGTCATTGAGCTGACGGCACGCTGATCCAAAAATCTTAAAAGATCGCAGCCTTCGGCAGCTCCTACAGGGTGTATATCAATCCCACTGTAGGAGCTGCCGAAGGCTGCGATCTTTTGCTTTTAGGGTGTTCCCAACCCACGCACCAACTTGTTACCGAACGCCCCAGCGTGGCGCAAAATCACGCTTTCGTAACAATCCCCCAACTCCCCAAAATACTCCCGCGAAAAATTTCATCCACGCCAGAACCCTTGATTCAGGCGACCTCCAGCCCTGCGCGCAATTTTTCTTGTACACCCCTCCAATAAGTTGGCCGCTTGATTGCATATGCTTGTATGTACAAGTAAAGACGTATGCGTATAAGCCGCAGCGTCCACTGATTCGCTTGCCGCGCATTGAAGCGCGCAGGCTGCTTGCCCACTGCCAGGGTTGGTTTGAATTGATCGCTGAGGAGTCTTTTTCGTGACTGACAAGAAAACTACCGCCGCTTCTTATACAAAGCATCGTGACGTTGAAATCCGTGCCGCACGCGGCAACAAGCTGACCGCCAAGAGCTGGCTGACCGAAGCGCCGCTGCGCATGCTGATGAACAACCTCGACCCGGAAGTGGCCGAGAACCCGAAAGAGCTGGTGGTCTACGGCGGTATCGGTCGCGCCGCCCGTAACTGGGAGTGCTACGACAAGATCGTCGAGAGCCTGACCAACCTGAATGACGACGAGACCCTGCTGGTGCAATCCGGCAAGCCGGTCGGCGTATTCAAGACCCACAGCAACGCCCCGCGCGTACTGATCGCCAACTCCAACCTGGTGCCACACTGGGCGAGCTGGGAGCATTTCAACGAACTCGACGCCAAAGGCCTGGCCATGTACGGCCAGATGACCGCCGGCAGTTGGATCTACATCGGCAGCCAAGGCATCGTTCAAGGCACCTACGAAACCTTCGTTGAGGCAGGTCGTCAGCACTACAACGACAACCTCACCGGCAAGTGGGTGCTGACCGCCGGTCTGGGCGGCATGGGCGGCGCTCAGCCGCTGGCCGCAACCCTGGCCGGCGCCTGCTCGCTGAACATCGAATGCCAGCAGGTCAGCATCGATTTCCGCCTGAAAAGCCGTTACGTCGACGAGCAAGCCACCGATCTCGACGACGCGCTGGCGCGCATCGCCAAGTACACCAAAGAAGGTAAAGCGATCTCCATCGCGCTGCTGGGCAACGCTGCAGAAATCCTGCCGGAACTGGTCAAGCGCGGCGTGCGCCCGGACATGGTCACCGACCAGACCAGCGCCCATGACCCACTCAACGGCTACCTGCCGGCCGGCTGGACCTGGGACGAATACCGCGCCCGCGCCAAGACCGAACCGGCCGCTGTGATCAAGGCTGCCAAGCAGTCGATGGCCGTGCACGTCAACGCGATGCTGGAATTCCAGAAGCAAGGCATCCCGACCTTCGACTATGGCAACAACATCCGTCAGATGGCGCAGGAAGAAGGCGTCGAGAACGCGTTCGACTTCCCGGGTTTCGTGCCGGCTTACATCCGTCCGCTGTTCTGCCGTGGCATCGGCCCGTTCCGTTGGGCGGCGCTGTCGGGTGATCCGCAAGACATCTACAAAACCGACGCCAAGGTCAAAGAGCTGATCCCGGACGACGCCCACTTGCACAACTGGCTGGACATGGCCCGCGAGCGCATCAGCTTCCAGGGTCTGCCGGCACGTATCTGCTGGGTTGGCCTGGGCCTGCGCGCCAAGCTCGGTCTGGCGTTCAACGAAATGGTCCGCAGCGGTGAGCTGTCGGCGCCGATCGTGATCGGGCGCGACCACCTCGATTCCGGCTCGGTGGCCAGCCCGAACCGTGAAACCGAATCGATGCAGGACGGTTCCGACGCCGTGTCCGACTGGCCACTGCTCAACGCTCTGCTGAATACCGCGAGCGGCGCGACCTGGGTTTCCCTGCACCACGGCGGTGGCGTCGGCATGGGCTTCTCCCAGCACTCGGGCATGGTGATTGTCTGCGACGGTACGGACGAAGCGGCCGAGCGTATTGCCCGCGTGCTGCACAACGACCCGGCCACCGGTGTCATGCGTCACGCCGATGCCGGTTATCAGATCGCCATCGACTGCGCGAAGGAACAGGGCCTGAACCTGCCGATGATTACCGGTAAATAAAACGCAAAACCCCTGTAGGAGCTGCCGCAGGCTGCGATCTTTTGATGTTGTTTTTTTAAGATCAAAAGATCGCAGCCTGCGGCAGCTCCTACAGAGAATCTAACAATCCACAGAGGTTGAACCATGGCTGTCAGTCCCGATCGTGCAGGCAACAAACCGTTGATCGAAAGGCGTTCGATCGACTACATCCCGGAAGCGGAAAGACACGGTCGTCTGTTCAGCCAATTCACCTTGTGGATGGGTGCCAACCTGCAAATCACGGCGATTGTCACCGGGGCGTTGGCCGTGGTGCTGGGCGGTGATGTGTTCTGGTCGTTGATCGGTCTGTTGATCGGTCAACTGCTGGGCGGCGCGGTGATGGCGCTGCATGCGGCGCAAGGGCCGAAACTGGGTCTGCCGCAGATGATTTCCAGTCGCGTGCAGTTCGGGGTTTATGGCGCAGCCATCCCGATCGTGCTGGTGTGCCTGATGTACCTGGGCTTCACCGCAACGGGCACGGTGCTTTCCGGCCAGGCACTGGGCCAGTTGTTTGGCGTCAGCGACAGCAT
The sequence above is drawn from the Pseudomonas sp. FP2196 genome and encodes:
- a CDS encoding DUF3999 domain-containing protein, whose product is MSRMRNLGWLALGVVMVAGAQEKPADFTTQVPLTVTGDGPWYRLELPLNVQLQARQTDLSDLRVFNAAGEAQAYALARESAQTRDDGQLHDVKWFPLYNAADATERAPNVRVQSTTTGTLVEVQPSSQLEAGEEVLRGWLLDASSIKAPLQQLILDWTSERDGFQRFSIEASDDLQHWQPWGEGQVARLTFSDERIEQHEVTLPGQSARYLRLLWDSPNSAPILTSAQLKSSDPRNLPLPLVWSQALAGSSTKAGEYSWQLPMGLNVERVQVELKQPNSLAPVTLAGRRESSLPWQTLSSGLLYRLTQNGQDVVQNELQLYGQTVQQLKLTVDERGGGLGEQAPSVKYAVRATQVIFLARGAGPYSLALGNPSVKTANLPLSTLIPDFKPEKLATLGKATVQGEAVITQTSTATTAAVADTNWKKIGLWAVLLVSVVFLGAMAFSLLRKPPANS
- the hutC gene encoding histidine utilization repressor, whose amino-acid sequence is MGDSPAPLYARVKQMITQQIDSGNWPPHYRVPSESELVNQLGFSRMTINRALREMTADGLLVRMQGVGTFVAEPKSQSALFEVHNIADEIASRGHRHTCQVITLEEEAAGSERALALDMREGQKVFHSLIVHYENDIPVQIEDRFVNALVAPEYLKQDFTLQTPYAYLNQVAPLTEGEHVVEAILAESSECKLLQIEKGEPCLLIRRRTWSGRQPVTAARLIHPGSRHRLEGRFHK
- a CDS encoding HutD family protein; this translates as MSEVKVLRAEGYPRMPWKNGGGSTEEITRDAGAGLDGFGWRLSIADIAESGGFSSFAGYQRVITVLQGDGMTLCVDGDDTRPLLPLDPFAFSGESQVSCTLLGGSIRDFNLIYAPQRYRARLQWLEGEQRFFSSAGTVLVFSVSELLQVQVGESVSQLGRHDCLQLDGNSGLVEVAVDAGCCVIELTAR
- a CDS encoding formimidoylglutamate deiminase; translated protein: MSAFFAERALLPNGWANNVRLEVSADGVLTQIQADSTADGAERLSGPLLPGMPNLHSHAFQRAMAGLAEVAGNPNDSFWTWRDLMYRLVGKISPDQLGVIARQLYIEMLKAGYTSVAEFHYVHHDSNGQPYADPAELALRISQAASESGIGLTLLPVLYSHSGFGGQLPNDGQRRFINSTENYLNLQSRLQPLLAQQKAQSLGLCFHSLRAVTPQQISEVLAASDKQCPVHIHIAEQQKEVDDCLSWSGRRPLQWLYENTEVDQRWCLVHATHANPEEVTLMAKSRAIAGLCLTTEANLGDGIFPAVDFLAQGGRMGIGSDSHVSLSVVEELRWLEYGQRLRDQRRNRLYGADQPMVGRTLYDAALEGGAQALGQPIGALEVGKRADWIVLDGNDPYLATATGDGILNRWLFAGGDRQFRDVLVNGQWVVRDGRHAGEEDSARAFTQVLRDLLG
- a CDS encoding methyl-accepting chemotaxis protein yields the protein MYNSDQQSSRTNSVAAAINQLGAAAQEIAQNAALASQHSSDARSLAVDGQQVVDKTIHAMQQLSAKISDSCGNIETLNSNTVNIGQILEVITSISQQTNLLALNAAIEAARAGEAGRGFAVVADEVRNLAHRTQDSAQQVQKMIEELQVGARQAVSIMTESQRESESSVGIANQAGERLGSVTQRIGEIDGMNQSVATATEEQTAVVESINVDINEINTLNQEGVENLQATLRACSDLEQQAARLKQLVGSFRI
- a CDS encoding lipocalin family protein, whose amino-acid sequence is MKRLLLILFAGLVLAGCASSGVDPLAPKTVNSVNLKRYQGTWYELARLPMYFQRNCAQSEAHYTLKPDGNVAVLNRCLTPDWQWEEAKGTAYPQVPGKTDKLWVEFDTWFSRLIPGVAKGEYWVLYVSDDYKTAIVGDPSRKYMWLLSRTPTVNGVVREELLSKARQQGYDTTRLIWRASDRQMAKTSN
- a CDS encoding class 1 fructose-bisphosphatase, whose translation is MSRVTLSRYLIEQTRSNNTPADLRFLIEVVARACKEISHAVSKGALGGVLGSMGTENVQGEVQKKLDVISNEILLEANEWGGHLAGMASEEMDNAYQIPGKYPKGAYLLVFDPLDGSSNIDINAPVGTIFSVLRCPNEYLTQNEPLNEKAFLQPGTQQVAAGYAIYGPQTMLVLTLGDGVKGFTLDREMGSFVLTHEDITIPESTQEFAINMSNQRHWEAPVQRYVGELLAGEEGPLKKNYNMRWVAAMVADVHRILTRGGLFMYPRDSREPSKPGKLRLMYEANPMSFLVEQAGGASTDGHQRILDIQPEGLHQRVAVFLGSKEEVARATAYHKE
- a CDS encoding DUF924 family protein, which encodes MNAPWQPLLDWWFGQAESPDEVAADKGKLWFGKRDSQDLEARTRFGVFVDQALAGELTEWTQRPEGWLAVVLLLDQLPRMIFRDSPKAFSGDLRAQKLVAQGIAADFDRQLKPIQRVFIYLVFEHCENLAVQNEAVSRFMELVAEQPEAERAVFADNLDYAERHQKVIARFGRFPHRNAVLGRESTAEELVFLSGPGSRF